The Phycisphaerales bacterium AB-hyl4 genome has a window encoding:
- the ppdK gene encoding pyruvate, phosphate dikinase — protein MATATRKKTTRKKTTRKKTTTRRAKTDKKVYYFGPSKTDGDGSMKQLLGGKGANLAEMTDIGLPVPPGFTVTTETCADYYKVGGKLPAGLMDEVRENMKRMERDTGKKFGSDSDPLLVSVRSGAAASMPGMMDTVLNLGLTDKSLDGLQSATGKTRFALDAYRRLINMFGDVVMGVDHHAFEDEFDRIKKKHNAATDNDLGVEGMEELVDAYKKVYKKHTGEQFPQDPYVQLEKSLEAVFKSWNTPRAIRYRQINEITGLQGTAVNIQTMVFGNMGDDSGTGVAFTRDPSTGKNEFYGEFLINAQGEDVVAGIRTPKPVKEMPRWDRRSYDQLIKIKTKLEKHYKDVQDLEFTIERKKLYILQTRNGKRTGPAAVKIACDMVKERLIDQKTAVLRVPPNDLNQLLLPSLDPKAKRDVIAEGLPASPGAAVGKLAFTAAEAADRTQDGEKVLLVRRETSPEDIDGMHAAQGILTSTGGMTSHAAVVARGWGKPCVAGAGAIHIDEKKRKITVNGRTFTAKDTLTLDGGTGQVLAGEIATIEPKLSGDFATLMKWADRMRTLKVRTNADTPEDSQRARDFGAEGIGLCRTEHMFFEGSRIKAMREMIVAETEAARRKALDKLLPYQREDFIGIFTAMKGLPVTVRLLDPPLHEFLPHDAKAQQDLAKTLGIKPAKLKQRVAELHEMNPMLGHRGCRLAVTYPEILEMQVRAIVEAAMACQKKKVQAKPEIMIPLVGTAEELDLLRGLAEQTIASVKKEHKHKGRLDISIGTMIEIPRAALTADDIAEHADFFSFGTNDLTQLTFGYSRDDVGTFLGDYLAKELLPKDPFQSLDATGVGQLVAMGCEKGRKTKKDLKLGICGEHGGDPSSVEFCHKVGLDYVSCSPFRVPIARLAAAQAAVRNSK, from the coding sequence ATGGCCACCGCCACACGCAAGAAAACCACACGCAAAAAGACCACTCGTAAGAAGACCACCACCCGTCGCGCCAAGACCGACAAAAAGGTCTACTACTTCGGCCCGAGCAAGACCGACGGCGACGGCTCGATGAAGCAGCTGCTCGGCGGCAAGGGCGCGAACCTCGCGGAAATGACCGACATCGGCCTGCCCGTGCCCCCCGGCTTCACCGTCACCACCGAAACCTGTGCGGACTACTACAAAGTCGGCGGCAAGCTGCCCGCCGGCCTGATGGACGAAGTGCGCGAAAACATGAAGCGCATGGAACGCGACACGGGCAAGAAGTTCGGCTCGGACAGCGACCCGCTGCTCGTCTCCGTCCGCTCCGGCGCCGCTGCATCCATGCCGGGCATGATGGACACCGTCCTCAACCTCGGCCTGACCGACAAGTCACTCGACGGCCTGCAGTCCGCCACGGGCAAGACCCGCTTTGCGCTGGACGCGTACCGCCGCCTGATCAACATGTTCGGCGACGTCGTCATGGGCGTTGACCATCATGCGTTCGAAGACGAATTCGACCGCATCAAGAAAAAGCACAACGCCGCGACCGACAACGACCTCGGCGTCGAAGGCATGGAAGAGCTCGTCGACGCTTACAAGAAGGTCTACAAGAAGCACACCGGCGAACAGTTCCCGCAAGACCCGTATGTGCAGCTGGAGAAGTCGCTCGAAGCCGTGTTCAAGAGCTGGAACACGCCGCGGGCCATTCGCTATCGCCAGATCAATGAGATCACCGGGCTCCAGGGCACGGCGGTCAACATTCAGACGATGGTGTTCGGCAACATGGGTGACGACTCGGGCACGGGCGTCGCCTTCACCCGCGACCCCTCGACGGGCAAGAACGAGTTCTACGGCGAGTTCCTGATCAACGCCCAGGGCGAAGACGTCGTCGCCGGCATCCGCACACCCAAGCCGGTGAAGGAAATGCCGCGTTGGGACCGCCGATCGTACGACCAGCTGATCAAGATCAAGACCAAGCTCGAGAAGCATTACAAGGACGTGCAGGACCTTGAGTTCACCATCGAACGCAAGAAGCTGTACATCCTCCAGACCCGCAACGGCAAGCGCACCGGCCCGGCGGCGGTGAAGATCGCCTGCGACATGGTCAAGGAACGGCTGATCGACCAGAAGACGGCTGTGCTCCGCGTGCCGCCAAACGACCTGAACCAGCTGCTGCTGCCGTCGCTCGACCCCAAGGCCAAGCGCGACGTGATCGCCGAGGGCTTGCCGGCGTCGCCTGGTGCGGCGGTGGGTAAGCTTGCGTTCACCGCGGCCGAGGCGGCCGACCGTACGCAGGACGGCGAGAAGGTGCTGCTGGTTCGTCGCGAGACGAGCCCGGAAGACATCGACGGCATGCACGCCGCGCAGGGCATCCTCACCAGCACGGGCGGCATGACCAGCCACGCGGCGGTGGTCGCCCGCGGTTGGGGCAAGCCTTGCGTCGCCGGCGCGGGTGCGATTCACATTGACGAGAAGAAGCGGAAGATCACGGTCAACGGCCGAACGTTCACCGCGAAGGACACGCTCACGCTCGACGGCGGGACGGGGCAGGTGCTTGCGGGCGAGATCGCAACGATCGAGCCGAAGCTCTCCGGCGACTTCGCGACGTTGATGAAGTGGGCCGACCGGATGCGGACGCTGAAGGTTCGCACGAACGCCGACACGCCGGAAGACTCGCAGCGTGCTCGTGACTTTGGTGCGGAAGGCATCGGCCTCTGCCGAACGGAGCACATGTTCTTCGAAGGCAGCCGCATCAAGGCGATGCGTGAGATGATCGTCGCGGAGACGGAAGCCGCCCGCCGTAAGGCGCTCGACAAGCTGCTGCCGTACCAGCGTGAAGACTTCATCGGCATCTTCACCGCGATGAAGGGCCTGCCCGTGACGGTGCGTCTGCTCGACCCGCCGTTGCACGAGTTCCTTCCGCACGACGCGAAGGCGCAGCAGGATCTGGCCAAGACGCTCGGCATCAAGCCGGCGAAGCTCAAGCAGCGCGTCGCCGAGCTGCATGAAATGAACCCGATGCTCGGCCATCGCGGTTGCCGACTGGCAGTGACGTACCCCGAGATCCTGGAGATGCAGGTGCGGGCGATCGTCGAGGCGGCGATGGCGTGTCAGAAGAAGAAGGTGCAGGCAAAGCCGGAGATCATGATTCCGCTCGTCGGCACGGCCGAGGAACTGGACCTGCTCCGCGGCCTCGCCGAGCAGACCATCGCCAGCGTCAAGAAGGAGCACAAGCACAAGGGCCGACTCGACATCTCCATCGGTACGATGATCGAGATCCCCCGCGCTGCGTTGACGGCCGACGACATCGCCGAGCACGCCGACTTCTTCAGCTTCGGCACGAACGACCTGACGCAGCTGACGTTCGGCTACTCCCGCGACGACGTGGGCACGTTCCTGGGTGATTACCTCGCCAAGGAACTGCTGCCGAAGGACCCGTTCCAGTCGCTGGACGCGACCGGCGTGGGCCAACTCGTCGCGATGGGCTGCGAGAAGGGTCGCAAGACCAAGAAGGATCTCAAGCTCGGCATCTGCGGCGAACACGGCGGCGACCCGTCGTCGGTCGAGTTCTGCCACAAGGTCGGTCTTGACTACGTGAGCTGCTCGCCGTTCCGCGTGCCGATCGCCCGCCTCGCCGCGGCACAGGCTGCGGTGCGAAACAGCAAGTAA
- the aroA gene encoding 3-phosphoshikimate 1-carboxyvinyltransferase: protein MPDQLAITPLPAAFDLTIDDLPGSKSLTNRALLLAALATGQSTLTGVLFSDDTRHMLDALGRLGFALTIDEGSRAVTVTGQGGAMPRPQAELHLGNSGTCVRSLTAACALGEGPYRIDGIARMRERPIGELVEPLRQIGADVQYLDNAGYPPLTVGSRGGLAGGELIMRPTLSSQFITALLMVGPCCRAGLTLRFEGAVTSRPYVEMTLSVMEAFGARASVDEAFTRVRVEAGTYAGRAYAIEPDASNASYFLAAAAVMPGSRCTITNLGKASLQGDVGFAEVLGQMGAQVTMSDDAITVASPATGQPLRGVDVDLNRMPDTAQTLGPVALFADGPTTIRNVGNLRVKETDRMAALQNELTKLGATVDVVGDDLRITPPGDGKLRPTAIDTYDDHRMAMGFAVAGLRSPGVVINDPACVNKTFPDYFDYLDRLRGASASPAAAQGRMG, encoded by the coding sequence ATGCCCGACCAGCTTGCCATCACGCCACTGCCCGCCGCGTTCGATCTGACCATCGACGATCTGCCGGGCTCGAAAAGCCTCACCAACCGGGCGCTGCTGCTCGCTGCGCTGGCAACCGGGCAAAGCACGTTGACCGGGGTGCTGTTTTCCGATGACACACGACACATGCTCGACGCGCTCGGTCGGCTGGGCTTTGCCCTGACGATCGACGAAGGCAGCCGAGCCGTCACCGTCACAGGCCAGGGCGGCGCGATGCCGCGGCCGCAGGCGGAGCTGCATCTGGGCAACTCCGGTACGTGTGTCCGCTCGCTGACCGCCGCGTGTGCGCTCGGTGAAGGCCCGTACCGCATCGACGGTATCGCCCGCATGCGCGAACGGCCGATCGGCGAGCTGGTCGAGCCCTTGCGACAGATCGGCGCAGACGTGCAATACCTCGACAACGCCGGCTATCCGCCGCTGACCGTCGGCTCGCGCGGCGGGCTCGCAGGCGGTGAGCTGATCATGCGGCCGACGCTGTCGAGCCAGTTCATCACCGCCCTGCTGATGGTCGGCCCCTGCTGCCGGGCGGGGTTGACGCTGCGGTTTGAGGGGGCGGTCACGTCACGCCCATACGTTGAAATGACGCTGTCGGTGATGGAGGCGTTCGGCGCGCGAGCAAGCGTTGACGAAGCGTTTACGCGCGTACGGGTGGAAGCCGGCACGTACGCCGGGCGTGCGTATGCGATCGAGCCTGACGCCTCGAACGCGAGCTACTTTCTCGCCGCGGCGGCGGTGATGCCGGGCAGCCGATGCACCATCACCAACCTCGGCAAGGCGAGCTTGCAGGGCGACGTCGGCTTCGCCGAGGTGCTCGGGCAGATGGGCGCACAGGTGACGATGTCGGACGACGCCATCACCGTCGCATCGCCAGCAACGGGCCAACCGTTGCGCGGCGTTGACGTTGATCTCAACCGCATGCCCGACACGGCTCAGACGCTCGGGCCAGTGGCGCTGTTCGCAGACGGGCCGACGACCATCCGCAACGTGGGCAACCTGCGCGTAAAGGAAACCGACCGCATGGCCGCGTTGCAGAACGAGCTCACGAAGCTCGGCGCGACGGTGGATGTGGTCGGCGATGATCTGCGCATCACACCGCCGGGCGACGGCAAGCTGCGGCCGACCGCGATCGACACGTATGACGACCACCGCATGGCGATGGGCTTCGCCGTGGCGGGCCTGCGTTCGCCGGGCGTGGTCATCAACGACCCGGCCTGCGTGAACAAGACGTTTCCCGACTACTTCGATTACCTCGACCGGCTGCGCGGCGCGAGCGCATCGCCCGCCGCGGCGCAGGGACGCATGGGATGA
- a CDS encoding sugar phosphate isomerase/epimerase family protein, giving the protein MAKTQIGAQMYTLREHCQTPADIAKTCKKLADMGFGAIQASAAGFNTIEASELKKILDDTGLVCAATHRSLDSLKNETDAVIDWHKTVGCELTAIGGFGHSNDKRADWEGFVKDYNALAPKFAQQGLRIGYHNHSHEFCQFDYDPAKVDSKNTPMQLLVDKLDDAAWFEIDTYWVAHGGGDPAAWIRKCKGRIPAIHVKDMIVTPEREHKMCEVGTGNLNWPAILDACKDAGVQWYLIERDSGDLDPFESLKKSLDNLKAMGLN; this is encoded by the coding sequence ATGGCCAAGACACAGATTGGCGCTCAGATGTACACCCTTCGCGAACACTGCCAGACGCCGGCGGACATCGCGAAAACCTGCAAAAAGCTGGCCGACATGGGCTTCGGCGCCATTCAGGCCTCGGCCGCGGGCTTCAACACGATCGAAGCGAGCGAGCTGAAGAAGATTCTCGACGACACGGGCCTCGTCTGTGCCGCGACGCATCGCAGCCTCGACAGCCTTAAAAATGAGACCGACGCCGTCATCGATTGGCATAAAACCGTCGGCTGCGAGCTGACCGCCATCGGCGGCTTCGGCCACAGCAACGACAAACGCGCCGACTGGGAAGGCTTCGTCAAGGACTACAACGCGCTCGCCCCGAAGTTCGCCCAGCAGGGCCTGCGCATCGGCTACCACAACCACAGCCACGAGTTCTGCCAGTTCGACTACGACCCGGCCAAGGTCGACTCGAAGAACACCCCGATGCAACTGCTCGTCGACAAGCTCGACGACGCCGCCTGGTTCGAAATCGACACGTACTGGGTCGCCCACGGCGGCGGCGACCCGGCGGCGTGGATCCGCAAGTGCAAGGGACGCATCCCCGCGATCCACGTCAAGGACATGATCGTCACCCCCGAACGCGAGCACAAGATGTGCGAGGTCGGTACGGGCAACCTCAACTGGCCCGCCATCCTCGACGCCTGCAAAGACGCCGGCGTTCAGTGGTATCTCATCGAGCGCGACTCAGGCGATCTCGACCCGTTCGAATCGCTCAAGAAGAGCCTCGACAACCTCAAGGCCATGGGCCTGAACTGA
- a CDS encoding TatD family hydrolase, which yields MNYIDPHIHMVSRTTDDYVRMAMAGCVAVTEPAFWAGFDRSSPAGFYDYFRQLTEVEPKRAATYGIRHYCWLCINPKEAEDVGFAREVMSLIPEFLSRPNVLGIGEIGLNKNSRNELTILEEQIAIASEHDQLILVHTPHLEDKLKGTRLIMDAIKRNAKIDPGRVLIDHVEEHTVGEVLDAGYWAGMTLYPDTKCTPQRAVDIIETYGSERLWINSAGDWGPSDPLSVPKCRQEMLGRGHDVQTVTRITYDNPHAFLSQCTRFSV from the coding sequence ATGAACTACATCGACCCGCACATTCACATGGTCAGCCGAACGACGGACGACTATGTCCGCATGGCGATGGCGGGCTGCGTCGCGGTGACCGAGCCTGCATTCTGGGCGGGCTTTGACCGCAGCTCGCCAGCGGGGTTTTACGATTACTTTCGTCAACTGACCGAGGTCGAACCGAAGCGGGCGGCGACATATGGCATACGGCATTACTGCTGGCTGTGCATCAATCCGAAGGAAGCGGAGGACGTAGGTTTTGCGCGGGAGGTAATGTCGCTGATCCCTGAGTTTCTCAGTCGGCCGAACGTATTGGGCATCGGCGAGATCGGGCTGAACAAAAACAGTCGAAACGAGTTGACGATTCTCGAAGAGCAGATCGCGATCGCCAGTGAGCATGACCAGCTCATCCTCGTGCACACGCCGCATCTCGAAGACAAGCTCAAGGGCACTCGGCTGATCATGGACGCGATCAAGCGCAACGCGAAGATCGACCCCGGCCGAGTGTTGATCGATCACGTCGAAGAGCACACGGTGGGCGAGGTGCTCGACGCCGGCTACTGGGCGGGGATGACGCTATACCCGGACACGAAGTGCACGCCGCAACGCGCGGTGGACATCATCGAGACGTATGGCAGCGAACGGCTATGGATTAACTCCGCCGGCGACTGGGGCCCGAGCGACCCGCTGAGCGTGCCGAAATGCCGACAGGAAATGCTCGGCCGAGGGCATGATGTGCAGACCGTGACGCGGATCACATACGACAACCCGCACGCGTTTTTGTCGCAGTGCACGCGGTTCAGCGTTTAG
- the eboE gene encoding metabolite traffic protein EboE translates to MMCDAIDGRPTLGYCTNVHAGTTLEQTLANLETHALAVKASVSPDAPMGVGLWLSASVARELIDTQQIELLRKFLDVHGLVAHTLNGFPFGDFHQRVVKHDVYQPDWRQQARFDYTLDLVHILSQLLPDGMTGSISTLPLGWPSLMRDDGDIETAKRNAAARLLDLVHQLARVELDTGKLIHVDLEPEPGCLLSTSTDVVDFFNRYLLDNPDERSVREYLRICHDVCHAAVMFEDQGEALRRYTQAGLKVGKVQVSSAVRVDFDAMDETTREQAMHELRGFAEDRYLHQTAVRSDDGQVRFYDDLGEAMKREGGKDQDVHGVTPWASPGGEWRVHFHVPIYLDEIGTLGTTRGAIERCLPVARAMGVQHFEAETYAWGVLPTALRVERLADGIAKELSWLSKRMTSRT, encoded by the coding sequence ATGATGTGTGACGCTATCGACGGTCGGCCGACGCTGGGCTACTGCACCAACGTGCACGCGGGCACGACGCTGGAGCAGACGCTTGCGAACCTTGAAACACACGCCCTCGCGGTGAAAGCGAGCGTGTCGCCCGACGCGCCGATGGGCGTCGGCCTCTGGCTGTCCGCGTCGGTCGCGCGCGAGCTGATCGACACGCAACAGATCGAACTGCTGCGCAAGTTCCTCGATGTGCACGGCCTCGTCGCGCACACGCTCAACGGTTTCCCGTTCGGCGACTTTCACCAACGCGTCGTCAAACACGACGTCTACCAACCCGACTGGCGACAACAGGCCCGCTTCGACTACACGCTCGACCTGGTGCACATCCTCAGCCAGTTGCTGCCCGACGGCATGACGGGCAGCATCTCAACCTTGCCGCTCGGTTGGCCGAGCCTGATGCGCGACGACGGCGACATCGAAACCGCCAAGCGAAATGCAGCGGCCCGGCTGCTCGACCTCGTTCACCAACTCGCCCGCGTGGAGCTGGATACGGGCAAGCTCATTCATGTCGATCTCGAACCCGAGCCCGGCTGCCTGCTGAGCACGAGCACGGACGTGGTCGATTTTTTCAACCGCTACCTGCTGGACAACCCCGACGAGCGGAGCGTGCGCGAATACCTGCGCATCTGCCATGACGTCTGCCACGCCGCGGTGATGTTTGAAGACCAGGGCGAGGCGCTCAGGCGATACACGCAAGCCGGGCTGAAGGTCGGCAAGGTGCAGGTGTCGTCGGCCGTGCGTGTAGACTTTGATGCGATGGACGAAACAACCCGCGAGCAGGCGATGCACGAACTACGCGGGTTTGCGGAAGACCGATATCTGCATCAGACGGCCGTGCGAAGCGACGACGGGCAAGTGCGGTTTTATGATGATCTGGGGGAGGCGATGAAGCGGGAAGGTGGGAAAGATCAAGACGTCCACGGCGTGACGCCGTGGGCTTCGCCGGGTGGGGAGTGGCGCGTTCATTTTCATGTGCCGATCTATCTTGATGAGATCGGTACGCTGGGGACGACGCGGGGGGCGATCGAGCGCTGCCTGCCTGTGGCGCGAGCGATGGGCGTGCAACATTTTGAGGCGGAGACGTATGCGTGGGGTGTGCTGCCGACGGCGTTGCGTGTGGAGCGGTTGGCGGACGGCATTGCGAAGGAGCTTTCGTGGCTGAGCAAGCGGATGACAAGCAGAACATGA
- a CDS encoding co-chaperone GroES, with the protein MDDAKPTTRKPVIETVEPIGKRILLRKDEDKKQTKSGIHLPDKMEIPTLTGRVVAVSAEVSADSNYPIEQYDRVLFNPKEAIPVDFEGDNRLFVVPVEHIVAVFRRNK; encoded by the coding sequence ATGGACGACGCCAAACCCACAACGCGAAAGCCGGTCATCGAAACCGTCGAGCCGATCGGCAAGCGAATCCTTCTGCGGAAGGATGAGGACAAGAAGCAGACCAAGTCGGGCATCCATCTGCCGGACAAGATGGAGATCCCCACGCTCACCGGCCGCGTGGTCGCCGTGTCGGCCGAGGTGTCTGCCGACTCGAACTACCCGATCGAACAATACGACCGCGTGCTGTTCAACCCCAAAGAAGCGATCCCCGTCGACTTCGAAGGCGACAACCGCCTGTTCGTCGTGCCAGTGGAACACATCGTCGCCGTGTTTCGACGAAACAAGTAA
- a CDS encoding ABC transporter ATP-binding protein, which yields MNDFWAFARRMLDYRRLLAFGFGAALLDALCAFGGFATLMWVIDQIFRQERTVRDVVAQRLDSDGVQRIFGDVSHLAEWVPAGQLPGLAMLLGIIFVLAILGSAMRYLHHLTSITVSMRTILRIRRDAFHRLLHAPIETILTIGTADNLSRVVRDTTQLARGFEALMGKAVRDVLVGTAFLMVGVLIDWQLSLIFLVGLPIIYVCIRKFGKRIRRAARSAFQAYGFMTGALQESMQALPVVKTHNAEGYERRRFGTINREVLRQEMRARKARAMSSPVIELLAITGVMIVTLIAAWMVFHDESRQPQDLLMVLLALGAAGGSFRPLANINNDLQESSAAARRIREVLDLPVEANTLRGEDRHAEPLPRHSREVHFDHVSYRYPNADRFAVHQVDLHVKHGQTIAVVGPNGSGKSTLLNLLPRLTNPSEGRVLIDGVDIANVNLRQLRSQIAVVTQQTYLFAGTIADNIAYGRRHITRDAIERAAKSAFAHEFVAALPDGYDTKLGESGSGLSGGQRQRLALARAILRDPAILILDEATSQIDTDSEAKISEALASFREGRTTFIVAHRLSTVVDADCIVVMEAGKIADMGTHHELLERSAIYQTLTRTQLMPSGKAGA from the coding sequence ATGAATGACTTCTGGGCTTTCGCCCGCCGCATGCTCGATTACCGCCGACTGCTGGCCTTCGGCTTTGGCGCCGCGCTGCTCGATGCGTTGTGCGCCTTCGGCGGCTTCGCAACGCTGATGTGGGTGATCGACCAGATCTTCCGGCAGGAACGCACGGTCCGCGACGTGGTCGCGCAACGCCTCGACAGCGACGGCGTCCAACGCATCTTCGGCGATGTCTCCCACCTCGCCGAGTGGGTGCCCGCCGGCCAACTGCCGGGGCTCGCGATGCTGCTGGGCATCATCTTCGTGCTGGCGATCCTTGGCTCGGCGATGCGCTACCTTCACCACCTCACGAGCATCACCGTCTCCATGCGGACTATCCTGCGCATCCGCCGCGACGCCTTCCACCGCCTGCTGCACGCACCGATCGAAACCATCCTCACCATCGGCACGGCGGACAACCTCTCGCGCGTCGTCCGCGATACGACCCAACTCGCCCGCGGCTTCGAAGCGCTCATGGGCAAAGCCGTCCGCGACGTGCTGGTGGGCACGGCCTTCCTCATGGTCGGCGTGCTGATCGACTGGCAACTGAGCCTTATCTTCCTCGTCGGCCTGCCGATCATCTACGTGTGCATCCGCAAGTTCGGCAAGCGCATCCGACGCGCGGCACGCAGCGCGTTCCAGGCCTACGGCTTCATGACCGGCGCGTTGCAGGAATCGATGCAGGCGCTGCCCGTTGTCAAAACCCATAACGCCGAGGGGTACGAACGCAGGCGCTTTGGCACGATCAACCGCGAAGTGCTCCGACAGGAAATGCGCGCCCGCAAAGCCCGCGCGATGAGCTCGCCGGTGATTGAGCTGCTGGCGATCACGGGCGTGATGATCGTCACGCTCATTGCGGCGTGGATGGTGTTTCACGATGAATCGCGCCAGCCACAGGATCTGCTGATGGTGCTGCTGGCGCTCGGCGCGGCGGGCGGCTCGTTTCGGCCGCTGGCGAACATCAATAACGACTTGCAGGAGTCGTCCGCCGCGGCACGGCGGATCCGCGAAGTGCTCGACCTGCCGGTGGAAGCGAACACGTTGCGCGGCGAAGACCGCCACGCCGAGCCGCTGCCGCGACACAGTCGCGAGGTGCACTTTGATCATGTGAGCTATCGCTACCCCAACGCCGACCGTTTCGCGGTGCACCAGGTCGACCTGCATGTGAAGCATGGCCAGACGATCGCGGTGGTCGGGCCCAACGGCTCGGGCAAGAGCACGCTGTTGAACCTGCTGCCGCGCCTGACCAACCCCAGCGAAGGCCGAGTGCTCATCGACGGCGTGGACATCGCCAACGTCAACCTCCGCCAACTGCGATCGCAGATCGCGGTGGTGACGCAGCAGACCTACCTGTTCGCCGGCACGATCGCGGACAACATCGCCTACGGCCGAAGGCACATCACACGCGACGCCATCGAGCGGGCCGCGAAGTCGGCGTTCGCTCACGAATTCGTCGCCGCGCTGCCCGACGGCTATGACACGAAGCTGGGCGAAAGCGGCTCGGGCCTGTCCGGTGGTCAACGGCAACGCCTCGCGCTCGCGCGAGCCATTTTGCGCGACCCCGCCATCCTCATCCTCGACGAAGCGACCAGCCAGATCGACACCGACTCGGAGGCGAAGATCAGCGAAGCGCTCGCCAGCTTCCGCGAAGGGCGGACAACTTTCATCGTCGCTCACCGCTTGAGCACGGTCGTCGACGCGGACTGCATCGTGGTGATGGAAGCGGGCAAGATCGCCGACATGGGTACGCATCACGAGTTGCTCGAACGCTCGGCGATCTACCAGACGCTCACCCGCACGCAACTGATGCCCAGCGGTAAGGCAGGCGCGTAG
- a CDS encoding amidohydrolase family protein — protein sequence MSTNTPNPANQLDLDYREQARRFRWSGPIFDAHSHINTVEAAELYVEVAELYGVKKTWTMSQLEQVDPLRERFGDRFEFIAVPNYAAKDEPGTFTTDWRRRIERFAEKGVKVCKLWAAPRGLDLDPEAMKLDTPERREQMRLARSLGMMFMTHVADPDTWFATHYADASRYGRKQDHYEPLKRVLDDFGDVPWIAAHMAGSPENLPLLQQLLDTYENLYFDTSATKWMVRELSKHADAFADFARRNRGRLLFGSDIVASADNRDFDLYASRYWALRTLMETDYVGRSPIVDPDLSLVDPSLPAESTAKLRGANLDDATLRSLYHDAADAVLNGWARR from the coding sequence ATGAGCACCAACACGCCCAACCCCGCCAACCAACTCGACCTGGACTACCGTGAGCAGGCTCGCCGGTTCCGCTGGTCGGGCCCGATCTTCGACGCCCACTCGCACATCAACACCGTCGAGGCCGCGGAGCTTTATGTGGAAGTCGCCGAGTTGTACGGCGTGAAGAAGACCTGGACCATGTCGCAGCTGGAGCAGGTTGATCCATTGCGCGAGCGGTTCGGCGATCGCTTCGAGTTCATCGCTGTGCCCAACTATGCCGCGAAAGATGAGCCGGGCACGTTCACCACCGACTGGCGGCGGCGTATCGAGCGGTTCGCCGAGAAGGGGGTGAAGGTGTGCAAGCTCTGGGCTGCGCCGCGCGGGCTCGACCTCGACCCCGAGGCGATGAAGCTCGACACGCCAGAGCGTCGCGAGCAGATGCGGCTGGCCCGCTCGCTGGGCATGATGTTCATGACCCACGTGGCCGACCCGGACACATGGTTCGCCACGCATTACGCCGACGCGAGTCGGTATGGCAGGAAGCAGGACCATTACGAGCCGTTGAAGCGCGTGCTCGACGACTTCGGCGACGTGCCGTGGATCGCGGCGCACATGGCGGGCTCGCCCGAAAACCTGCCGCTGCTCCAGCAGTTGCTCGACACGTATGAGAACCTTTACTTCGACACGTCGGCCACGAAGTGGATGGTGCGCGAGTTGAGCAAGCACGCGGACGCCTTCGCAGACTTTGCCCGGCGGAACCGCGGCAGGCTGCTGTTCGGCTCGGATATTGTTGCGTCGGCGGACAACCGCGACTTCGATCTTTACGCCAGCCGATACTGGGCGCTGCGGACGTTGATGGAGACGGACTACGTCGGCCGGAGCCCGATCGTCGACCCCGACCTGTCGCTGGTGGACCCGTCACTGCCCGCCGAGAGCACCGCCAAGCTGCGCGGCGCGAATCTGGACGACGCGACGTTGCGGTCGCTGTATCACGATGCGGCCGACGCGGTGCTCAACGGCTGGGCCCGGCGATGA